One Panicum virgatum strain AP13 chromosome 3N, P.virgatum_v5, whole genome shotgun sequence DNA segment encodes these proteins:
- the LOC120666362 gene encoding probable histone H2AXb: MSSGAGRGKPKGTKAVSRSSKAGLQFPVGRVARYLKTGKYAERVGGGAPVYLSAVLEYLAAEVLELAGNAARDNKKNRIVPRHIQLAARNDEELSKLLGAVTIAAGGVLPNIHQTLLPKKAGGKGKADIGSASQEF; the protein is encoded by the exons ATGAGTTCCGGCGCCGGCAGGGGCAAGCCCAAGGGCACCAAGGCGGTGTCGCGGTCGTCCAAGGCCGGCCTGCAGTTCCCCGTCGGCCGCGTCGCGCGCTACCTCAAGACGGGCAAGTACGCcgagcgcgtcggcggcggcgcgcccgtcTACCTCTCCGCCGTCCTCGAGTACCTCGCCGCGGAG GTGCTGGAGCTGGCCGGCAACGCGGCGCGCGACAACAAGAAGAACCGGATCGTGCCGCGCCACATCCAGCTCGCCGCGCGCAACGACGAGGAGCTCAGCAAGCTGCTCGGCGCCGTCACCATCGCCGCCGGAGGGGTGCTGCCCAACATCCACCAGACGCTGCTGCCCAAGAAGGCCGGCGGCAAGGGCAAGGCCGACATCGGCTCCGCCTCCCAGGAGTtctag